One Mycobacterium paraseoulense genomic window, GTCCAACAATGTTGCCAGCGCATCGTTTTGGGCGGGGCGAACCGTGGTCAACAGCCCGACGGCTTCCTGTCGGCGACCGTGGGCCAGCAGCTGCTCCAGCCGACCGGCGACGGTCTCCAGGTCCCGGTCGGCCGGCTCCATGTTCGCCACGGTGGTGGCGAGCACCTCGACCAGCTCCCAGTCCCGGTACAGGGCCAGGGAGCGCTCGTTGAAGGCGAAGCCGGTCACGGGTTTGCCCCACAGGGTCCCCTGGTAGCGGTACGGGCCCTCCATGTATTCGATGGGCAGGCCATGCGCCGGGGCCGGCACCAGCGGCTCACCGATGACGTCGAGTTCCATTGTGCGGCAGGTGATCCGGTGGCGGTCCGGCATGTAGCGCGCCGAGGCGTACGGCCGCACCAACGGCCGCACCTCTTCCGGCCATCGCACGTAGCTGCTGACCGTGACCTCGACGTCCTCGGCGCATTCCGGCGGCACGGCCGGATCGGGATGACTCGTCGTCAATCCGGTAAACGGCTGCAGCACATTGCCATTGGTCCGGTCGAACTGCCGCCAGATGCTCATGTCGACGCCGTTGTCGAAGCTGATGGTGCGCCATTCGTGGGAACGGGCCCGCGGGTCTCCCTCGGTACCTCCGCCGCCGGCGTATTTGGGGAACCACTGCCGGTCGATGTGCCCGCTGCTGCCGGAGACCTGGTGAACCTCGTCGCCCCAGCGCAGGGTGCCCGTCATCGCCATACCGGTCTGGAAATACGAATAGGTCTCGGTCTGGCCGAAGCAGCAGATCTTCCCGTTGTACGTCTTGGCTCCTACCGGTGTCGGTGCACGCGTGGGTGTCACGGCCAGGTCCAGGCGCATGGGCCGCGCCGACTGGTCCTCGCCGACCAGGCTGACGCGGTAGGTGTAGGGCAGCAATCCTCCGTCGGCGTCGCGGCACGTGGTCCAGGACGCGGTGCCGGCCCCGCTCGAGTAATGGATGTCCAGATAGCCCGGGGCCAAAGTCAGCTTGCGCCGCGCTCCGGGCTCCATGTTGGCCGGCGGCATGTCGTAGTCCGTATAGGTGCCGTAGTCACCGGTGTCGAGATCGAACAGCGCCATCGTGTAGAAGTCCGCGACCACGGTGCCGCCGGGGCGGTTCTTGTTGAAGATGGTCAGGAAGGCGAAAGACCGGTCGGACGCCGCGGCATCGAGCTGCCCGGCGATGAACCAGGTGTCCGATTCCTGATCCGGGTGCTCACCCTCGGCGGTGGGAAAATCCAGTTGGCTGTCGCCGGGCACCAACTGGAAGGGGTAACTGCGCCAA contains:
- a CDS encoding lipocalin-like domain-containing protein produces the protein MTSDWRSYPFQLVPGDSQLDFPTAEGEHPDQESDTWFIAGQLDAAASDRSFAFLTIFNKNRPGGTVVADFYTMALFDLDTGDYGTYTDYDMPPANMEPGARRKLTLAPGYLDIHYSSGAGTASWTTCRDADGGLLPYTYRVSLVGEDQSARPMRLDLAVTPTRAPTPVGAKTYNGKICCFGQTETYSYFQTGMAMTGTLRWGDEVHQVSGSSGHIDRQWFPKYAGGGGTEGDPRARSHEWRTISFDNGVDMSIWRQFDRTNGNVLQPFTGLTTSHPDPAVPPECAEDVEVTVSSYVRWPEEVRPLVRPYASARYMPDRHRITCRTMELDVIGEPLVPAPAHGLPIEYMEGPYRYQGTLWGKPVTGFAFNERSLALYRDWELVEVLATTVANMEPADRDLETVAGRLEQLLAHGRRQEAVGLLTTVRPAQNDALATLLDDLLAVLSAE